In a genomic window of Siniperca chuatsi isolate FFG_IHB_CAS linkage group LG1, ASM2008510v1, whole genome shotgun sequence:
- the bcl2l10 gene encoding bcl-2-like protein 10 yields the protein MCREQSDIAGRKMSCGLWKDTLALAEDYLSLCCTSPRPAPPPPSESAAAMRRLAQDMETQHQARFHALAHTFLRQCGPDPCPGLRKVIEELVGDGHMNWGRVVSLFTFTGVLARQLLEQKDVKPGLDPGQELGQGSGNCRGLAETIADYLGEEKRDWLLENDGWEGFCKFSRSAREVSQDSSMKTALFAAAGVGLAGLTFLLVR from the exons ATGTGCAGAGAGCAGTCTGATATCGCTGGGAGG AAAATGTCGTGTGGGCTGTGGAAAGACACCCTGGCCCTGGCAGAGGACTACCTGTCCCTGTGCTGCACAAGCCCACGGCCAGCCCCTCCACCTCCCAGCGAGTCAGCCGCTGCCATGAGGCGCCTGGCCCAGGACATGGAGACGCAGCACCAGGCTCGCTTCCACGCCCTCGCTCACACCTTCCTGAGGCAGTGCGGGCCGGACCCCTGCCCCGGCCTCAGGAAGGTGATAGAGGAGCTGGTGGGAGACGGGCACATGAACTGGGGGAGGGTAGTGTCCCTTTTCACCTTTACTGGGGTGCTGGCCAGACAGCTACTGGAGCAGAAGGACGTGAAGCCGGGGCTGGACCCTGGGCAGGAACTGGGACAGGGGTCCGGAAACTGCAGGGGACTGGCAGAGACCATAGCTGATTACttgggagaggagaagagagactGGCTGCTGGAGAATGATGGATGG GAGGGGTTCTGTAAGTTCTCCCGCAGTGCCAGAGAGGTGAGTCAGGACTCGTCCATGAAGACGGCGCTGTTTGCTGCTGCGGGCGTGGGCCTCGCTGGACTCACCTTCCTCCTGGTGCGCTAG
- the LOC122879243 gene encoding migration and invasion enhancer 1-like, whose translation MAGVVRQVPGVQVTGVKGRPDSFEVSVNGQLIYSKLNTGTFPVPEQVAEMVKQIVHGEKVEKTSKLMRLKSRCSYH comes from the exons ATGGCCGGTGTCGTCCGGCAGGTTCCCGGTGTGCAGGTGACGGGAGTCAAAGGGAGGCCAG ACAGCTTTGAGGTGTCAGTGAATGGTCAACTGATCTACTCCAAGCTTAATACAGGAACGTTTCCTGTTCCTGAACAG GTGGCAGAGATGGTGAAGCAGATTGTCCATGGAGAAAAAGTGGAGAAAACCTCCAAATTGATGCGTCTGAAGAGCAGATGCTCTTACCATTAG